A window of Bacteroidota bacterium contains these coding sequences:
- a CDS encoding DUF493 family protein, whose product MRKELNKIGNWPQVYMFKFIVPADNKRIALVESKFSNESVITKKESANGKYISITIKEVMLSADSIIEKYKEMEGIEGLMAF is encoded by the coding sequence TTGCGGAAAGAGCTGAATAAAATCGGTAACTGGCCACAGGTTTATATGTTTAAATTTATCGTGCCGGCAGATAACAAGCGAATCGCGCTTGTAGAATCTAAATTTTCCAATGAATCGGTGATAACAAAAAAGGAATCTGCTAACGGAAAATACATCAGTATCACCATAAAGGAGGTTATGCTCTCGGCGGATTCAATTATTGAAAAGTATAAGGAAATGGAAGGAATCGAGGGCCTGATGGCATTTTAA
- a CDS encoding RNA-binding S4 domain-containing protein: METFKMKGTTITLNRLLKMMGWCSSGAEANALIDEGLVKVNGVVELRRRNKLEAGAKVEFENQIVVIE; the protein is encoded by the coding sequence ATGGAAACATTCAAAATGAAAGGAACAACAATTACCCTCAATCGTTTATTAAAAATGATGGGTTGGTGTTCAAGCGGCGCGGAAGCCAACGCCCTCATCGATGAAGGGCTTGTGAAGGTAAATGGAGTAGTAGAGCTGAGAAGACGAAATAAACTGGAGGCCGGAGCGAAAGTGGAATTTGAAAATCAGATTGTAGTAATTGAGTGA
- a CDS encoding ABC transporter ATP-binding protein: MNTPILEASGISKYFHDPATVQVLNNISFAIKKGEFISVIGKSGCGKSTLLYILSTMDTDYEGNLFIDGENMRPKKESELAVIRNEKIGFVFQFHYLLNEFSVLRNVMLPGQKLMKYSDKELEHRAYEKLKILGIEKEALKRPNQLSGGEKQRVAIARALINDPLIIMGDEPTGNLDKKNSEIVFSIFQELTTTFNQTLLIVTHDNEFAARTQRTIEMEDGKIIKG; the protein is encoded by the coding sequence ATGAACACGCCAATTCTTGAGGCCTCCGGTATTTCCAAATACTTCCACGATCCCGCGACCGTTCAAGTGCTCAACAATATTTCATTTGCCATTAAAAAGGGGGAGTTTATTTCGGTGATTGGAAAATCAGGTTGTGGAAAATCAACTTTGTTGTACATTCTCTCGACGATGGACACTGATTATGAGGGAAACCTGTTCATTGACGGGGAAAACATGCGGCCCAAAAAAGAATCCGAATTGGCGGTGATTCGAAATGAAAAGATTGGCTTTGTCTTTCAATTCCATTATTTACTGAATGAATTTTCCGTTTTAAGAAATGTCATGTTGCCGGGACAAAAGCTCATGAAATATTCCGACAAAGAGCTCGAGCATCGCGCTTATGAAAAGCTGAAAATTCTGGGAATTGAAAAAGAAGCATTGAAAAGACCGAATCAATTATCCGGTGGAGAAAAACAACGTGTAGCGATCGCTCGTGCCTTGATCAATGACCCCCTGATCATTATGGGAGACGAGCCAACAGGAAATCTGGACAAGAAAAACAGTGAAATCGTTTTTAGTATTTTTCAGGAGCTCACAACTACTTTCAATCAAACATTACTCATTGTTACACATGACAATGAATTTGCTGCCCGTACACAACGCACCATCGAAATGGAAGATGGAAAAATAATCAAAGGGTAA
- a CDS encoding DJ-1/PfpI family protein, translated as MKKVVFIVPPELFRDEELLRPMEILNLEGIQTDIASTVIKTITGMKGTEINATIKISEIDPEDYDSLIVIGGTGTQTHLWNYRPLLLILKRAHEEGKLVGGICSGSVVLAHSGILAGKKATTFPAISYFTELKRSGAIYNPSGIEVVDNIITGSGPDAANEFGKAIARILNENLNKFHESVSMPLNSPFNDV; from the coding sequence ATGAAAAAAGTTGTATTCATCGTCCCCCCAGAACTATTCCGTGATGAAGAGCTTCTTCGTCCCATGGAAATTTTAAATTTAGAAGGAATTCAAACCGACATTGCCAGTACAGTCATAAAAACAATAACCGGCATGAAGGGAACTGAAATCAATGCCACGATAAAAATATCAGAGATAGATCCCGAAGATTACGATTCGTTAATTGTAATTGGAGGCACCGGAACACAAACACATTTATGGAATTACCGGCCATTGCTGTTAATCCTGAAAAGAGCCCATGAAGAGGGGAAACTCGTAGGTGGAATTTGTTCCGGGAGTGTTGTACTTGCACATTCTGGTATCTTGGCGGGTAAAAAAGCAACTACCTTTCCCGCCATCAGCTATTTCACCGAGTTGAAGAGATCCGGAGCAATCTATAATCCTTCGGGTATTGAGGTTGTCGACAACATTATTACCGGAAGCGGACCTGATGCTGCGAATGAATTTGGAAAAGCTATTGCTAGAATCCTGAATGAAAATCTGAACAAATTTCACGAAAGTGTTTCTATGCCATTGAATTCTCCTTTCAATGATGTATAA